The following proteins come from a genomic window of Finegoldia magna ATCC 29328:
- a CDS encoding sensor histidine kinase, translating into MKRKIYTRISLVIIIALAVGLGLQNFIFYNYNKSKEETTLLRQVQYLDSISDNSRDNTITNIKKFKIINPSNRFTLIDKNGNVVYDTDTNVNSLDNHNNREEVKDARESKIGSITRKSDSFGKNMYYVAILQENSDVLRVSCESASFLKTILDLLPYTLLILALSLILLIDINRRQVRQILDPIETIANELDDNIVNDKESKLLEQPVYDELIPFINIIRRKNETIKKYVDELQERSTTIKTITDNMREGLILLDKNMNVLSVNKSAEFLFGASDSRYEGRPFISLNRDLKIHSAIKDVISTKTAHHINIEMQGILLSMYIAPVLDEENINGVLLFLVDESDKIKAEKRRREFSANVSHELKSPLTSINGYAEMIENNMVSPENVSKFASIIHQEGLRLLELIDNIIKLSKLDESGDNIEKILFNPEKIIDEIIKSNQNKLDSKQIEIITDLQENCLIYGNENLIKEMIENLVTNAIKYNKISGKIKISIFKDNDKTKIICEDTGIGIAEKYQKRVFERFFVVDKSRSSQESTGLGLSIIKHIVDIHDGTIELESKLDVGTKITITI; encoded by the coding sequence ATGAAAAGAAAAATTTACACTAGAATTTCTCTTGTAATTATAATAGCCCTGGCTGTTGGATTGGGTTTACAGAATTTTATATTTTACAATTACAACAAATCAAAAGAAGAGACAACCCTACTTCGACAAGTCCAATATTTAGATTCTATCAGCGATAATAGTCGTGATAATACCATTACCAATATTAAGAAATTTAAAATAATTAATCCTTCAAATAGATTTACACTTATAGATAAAAATGGAAATGTAGTTTATGATACTGACACAAATGTAAATTCTTTGGATAATCACAATAACAGAGAAGAAGTCAAAGATGCAAGAGAATCCAAAATCGGTTCAATAACTCGTAAGTCTGATAGTTTTGGTAAAAATATGTATTACGTAGCTATTCTACAAGAAAATTCTGATGTCCTTAGAGTTAGTTGTGAATCGGCAAGTTTTTTGAAAACTATTTTGGATTTATTGCCGTATACCCTATTGATATTAGCATTATCATTAATATTATTAATCGATATTAATAGAAGACAAGTAAGACAAATCTTAGATCCTATAGAAACTATTGCCAATGAATTAGATGATAACATCGTTAATGACAAAGAATCAAAATTATTAGAACAACCAGTTTACGATGAACTTATACCATTTATCAATATTATTAGGCGAAAAAACGAAACTATAAAAAAATATGTGGATGAATTACAAGAAAGATCTACTACAATAAAAACTATTACGGATAATATGAGAGAAGGCCTTATCTTGCTTGATAAAAATATGAATGTTTTGTCAGTAAATAAATCTGCTGAGTTTTTGTTTGGAGCATCTGATTCGAGATACGAAGGTAGACCATTTATTTCGTTAAATAGAGACTTAAAAATCCATTCTGCTATTAAAGATGTAATATCTACAAAAACAGCACACCATATTAATATAGAAATGCAGGGAATTCTATTGTCTATGTATATTGCGCCAGTATTAGATGAAGAAAATATCAATGGCGTTCTACTATTTTTGGTAGATGAAAGTGATAAAATCAAAGCCGAAAAAAGAAGAAGAGAATTTTCGGCAAATGTTAGTCATGAATTAAAATCTCCACTTACCTCAATAAATGGATATGCCGAAATGATTGAAAACAACATGGTAAGTCCTGAAAATGTAAGCAAATTTGCATCAATTATTCACCAAGAAGGGTTGAGATTATTGGAATTAATTGATAATATAATTAAACTTTCCAAATTAGACGAATCTGGTGATAATATTGAGAAAATTCTTTTCAACCCTGAAAAGATAATCGATGAAATAATTAAGTCCAATCAAAACAAGTTGGATAGTAAACAAATCGAAATCATTACAGATTTACAAGAAAATTGTTTAATATACGGTAATGAAAATCTAATCAAAGAAATGATTGAAAACTTGGTTACAAACGCAATCAAATACAATAAGATTTCCGGTAAAATCAAGATTTCGATATTCAAAGATAATGATAAAACTAAAATAATCTGTGAAGATACAGGTATTGGCATTGCCGAAAAATATCAAAAAAGAGTATTTGAAAGATTCTTCGTCGTTGATAAATCACGCTCTTCACAAGAATCTACAGGCCTTGGACTTTCAATAATTAAACATATCGTGGATATTCATGATGGAACTATAGAGCTTGAATCTAAATTAGATGTTGGAACAAAAATCACGATAACGATTTAA
- a CDS encoding response regulator transcription factor, translated as MICCVEDDKSIRELIIYALNNEGYDAMGFGDYGEFKSTLYSSSIDLIILDIMLPGKSGLEILKEIRNNEKTKNIPVMMLTAKTTEYDKIVGLDSGADDYMIKPFSIMELLARVRALLRRSSLSKTKSKIIYKNIELDYDKRTVSVDGENVELTYKEFELLYYLLSNVGKVLTRENIMTKIWGFDFEGESRTVDVHIATLRQKLKNASSIIKTIRNLGYKAGE; from the coding sequence ATGATTTGCTGTGTGGAAGATGACAAAAGCATAAGAGAATTAATTATCTACGCACTTAATAATGAAGGCTACGATGCAATGGGATTTGGAGACTATGGAGAATTCAAATCCACATTGTATTCTTCTAGTATAGATTTAATTATTCTAGATATTATGCTTCCGGGAAAAAGCGGGCTTGAAATTTTAAAAGAAATCAGAAATAATGAAAAAACAAAAAACATCCCAGTAATGATGCTTACTGCCAAGACTACAGAATACGATAAAATAGTGGGTCTTGATAGTGGCGCTGATGATTATATGATCAAACCTTTTAGTATTATGGAACTACTAGCAAGAGTCAGAGCACTACTAAGAAGATCCTCACTAAGTAAAACAAAATCTAAAATTATCTATAAGAATATTGAATTAGATTATGATAAAAGAACTGTTAGTGTTGATGGAGAAAATGTAGAATTAACTTACAAGGAATTTGAATTACTGTACTATCTCCTATCAAATGTCGGCAAAGTTTTGACTAGAGAAAATATCATGACCAAAATCTGGGGATTCGATTTTGAAGGAGAATCACGTACAGTTGATGTTCATATAGCAACTTTAAGGCAAAAACTTAAAAACGCTTCTAGCATAATCAAAACGATAAGAAATCTAGGATATAAAGCTGGTGAATGA
- the phoU gene encoding phosphate signaling complex protein PhoU produces the protein MRKYFTHQLEELKHNLIFLGANVERQIEQSTYALETQDLEIAQKVYDSQETIYEMSKEVEDTCLRLLTTQSPVAKDLRFISSALRILSCMSKIGNHAQEISELVMLIGKSQLPKDLTMIRSMGKSAQKMLVESVNAFTDDDVELANSVIKKDDEVDELFAHFMEESIELIKSGCENPEQIIDLIQVAKYIERIGDNAERIATWVIFSVTGERYEENAQ, from the coding sequence ATGAGAAAATATTTTACACATCAATTAGAAGAATTAAAACATAATTTAATTTTTCTTGGAGCAAATGTCGAAAGACAGATCGAACAAAGCACTTATGCATTGGAAACTCAAGATTTGGAAATAGCACAAAAAGTTTATGATTCTCAAGAAACTATTTATGAAATGTCAAAAGAAGTAGAAGATACTTGTTTGAGACTTCTTACTACACAATCTCCTGTCGCAAAAGACTTGAGATTTATTTCATCAGCACTTAGAATTCTTTCTTGTATGAGTAAAATCGGAAACCATGCACAAGAAATTTCGGAACTTGTTATGTTGATTGGTAAATCACAGCTTCCAAAAGATTTGACGATGATAAGATCCATGGGCAAAAGCGCTCAAAAAATGCTTGTAGAAAGTGTCAACGCTTTTACTGATGATGATGTCGAATTGGCAAATTCTGTAATCAAAAAAGACGATGAAGTTGATGAACTTTTTGCACACTTCATGGAAGAATCAATAGAATTGATTAAATCTGGTTGTGAAAATCCTGAACAAATTATCGATTTAATTCAAGTTGCAAAATACATTGAAAGAATTGGTGATAATGCAGAAAGAATTGCAACTTGGGTAATATTCTCAGTTACTGGCGAAAGATACGAGGAAAATGCACAATGA
- the pstB gene encoding phosphate ABC transporter ATP-binding protein PstB gives MSKISIKDVDLYYDDFQALKKINMEMKSNEITAFIGPSGCGKSTMLKCLNRMNDLIDGCRIEGLITLDGKDIYDKNYDVNLLRKRVGMVFQKPNPFPMSIYDNIAYGPRLHGEKNKAKLDEIVEKSLKGAAIWDEVKDNLKKNALSISGGQQQRICIARALAVEPEVLLMDEPTSALDPISTNKIEDLCQDLKSKYTIVMVTHNMQQAARISDKTAFFLTGEVIEFNNTDILFSKPEDKRTEDYITGRFG, from the coding sequence ATGTCTAAGATAAGTATAAAAGATGTTGATTTATATTATGATGATTTTCAAGCTCTAAAGAAAATCAACATGGAAATGAAATCTAATGAAATTACTGCTTTTATCGGACCTTCTGGTTGTGGTAAATCTACAATGCTTAAGTGTCTAAATAGAATGAATGATCTTATTGATGGATGTCGAATCGAAGGTTTAATAACTTTAGATGGTAAAGACATTTACGATAAAAATTACGACGTAAACTTATTAAGGAAAAGAGTCGGTATGGTTTTTCAAAAACCTAATCCATTCCCTATGTCCATCTATGATAATATCGCTTATGGTCCAAGATTACATGGAGAAAAAAATAAAGCTAAGTTAGATGAAATTGTAGAAAAATCTTTAAAAGGTGCAGCAATTTGGGATGAAGTAAAAGATAATTTAAAAAAGAATGCACTTTCAATTTCAGGAGGTCAACAACAAAGAATCTGTATTGCAAGAGCCTTGGCTGTTGAACCTGAAGTGTTATTAATGGATGAACCTACATCTGCTCTTGACCCTATCTCTACAAACAAAATTGAGGATTTGTGCCAAGATTTAAAATCAAAATACACAATAGTAATGGTAACTCACAACATGCAACAAGCTGCTCGTATTTCTGACAAGACAGCATTTTTCTTGACAGGTGAAGTTATAGAATTTAATAATACTGATATACTGTTCTCAAAACCTGAGGATAAGAGAACAGAAGATTATATTACTGGTAGATTCGGTTAA
- the pstA gene encoding phosphate ABC transporter permease PstA translates to MENNSIDVSTNSLKNLRKNKTKSRIIKGFIYLMAFITLAVLFYLIIYMLVNGIPHLKPNMFSNHYTSKNVSMMPSIKTTIMLVLFTLLIASPIGIFTAIYLSEYSKKNSKVVTLIRLATETLSGIPSIVYGLFGMLLFVMRLKFRYSLISGVLTMFIMVLPLIIRASEQALLSIDDELRAGSYALGAGKLYTIRKVLLPVAMPGIMAGIILSIGRVVGETAALMFTLGTDPRVPSSLMQSGRSLALHMYVLSSEGFHVEESYATGVVLVILVLIINIISNLIGKKLTKGSK, encoded by the coding sequence ATGGAAAATAATTCTATTGATGTATCAACAAATAGTTTAAAAAATTTAAGAAAAAATAAAACTAAAAGTAGAATCATTAAAGGTTTTATTTATTTGATGGCTTTTATTACTTTAGCTGTATTATTTTATTTAATTATTTACATGCTAGTTAATGGTATTCCCCATTTAAAACCCAATATGTTTTCAAATCACTATACTTCCAAAAACGTATCAATGATGCCTTCAATTAAAACTACTATCATGTTAGTTTTATTTACATTATTAATTGCAAGCCCTATCGGAATATTTACAGCAATTTATTTGTCTGAATACTCTAAGAAGAATTCTAAAGTAGTTACTCTTATCAGACTTGCAACAGAAACATTATCTGGTATTCCATCAATAGTTTATGGTTTATTTGGTATGTTATTATTCGTAATGAGATTAAAATTTAGATATTCTTTAATATCAGGTGTTCTTACAATGTTCATAATGGTGCTACCATTAATAATTAGAGCCAGTGAACAAGCCTTGTTATCAATCGATGATGAATTAAGAGCTGGTAGTTATGCATTAGGAGCTGGAAAGTTGTATACTATAAGAAAGGTATTACTTCCTGTCGCAATGCCTGGAATCATGGCTGGAATTATTCTTTCAATAGGAAGAGTTGTAGGAGAAACCGCTGCATTGATGTTTACATTAGGAACAGATCCTCGTGTGCCATCAAGTTTGATGCAATCTGGAAGAAGTCTAGCATTACACATGTACGTATTATCTTCTGAAGGTTTTCATGTAGAAGAATCTTATGCAACTGGCGTTGTATTGGTAATTTTAGTTTTAATAATAAATATAATTTCCAATTTAATAGGAAAAAAATTAACGAAAGGAAGTAAATAA
- the pstC gene encoding phosphate ABC transporter permease subunit PstC: MKKKYLSESIMKYVFLVSALTSIFAIVLICFFIFGESMPFIKKVGLTNFIFGKDWAPVDVPAQFGILPMIIGSIYVTIGSIIIGVPIGIFTAIYLAKFCPKKLYNFLRPCIDLMAGIPSIVYGFFALVVIVPMIRKAFGGTGMNIVTASILLGIMILPTIITLSESAINTVVDSYYEGSVALGASHELAVMGVVVPAAKSGILSSIILGIGRAIGETMAVYLVAGNQPVIAKSIFSGTRTMTTNIVLDMAYASGAHRDALIATAMVLFVFILLINLIFNLIKRGVNNGK, translated from the coding sequence ATGAAAAAGAAATATTTATCTGAATCAATAATGAAATACGTATTTTTAGTATCAGCATTGACTTCTATCTTTGCGATAGTTTTGATATGTTTTTTCATTTTTGGTGAATCAATGCCTTTTATAAAAAAAGTTGGCTTAACTAATTTTATATTTGGTAAAGATTGGGCTCCGGTCGATGTCCCTGCTCAATTTGGTATACTTCCAATGATTATCGGTAGTATTTATGTAACTATTGGCTCCATAATTATAGGAGTACCTATCGGAATTTTCACAGCAATTTATCTTGCAAAGTTCTGTCCAAAAAAATTATATAATTTTTTGAGACCTTGTATTGATTTAATGGCTGGTATTCCATCCATAGTTTACGGTTTCTTTGCTTTGGTAGTTATCGTTCCTATGATTAGAAAAGCTTTTGGAGGAACTGGTATGAACATAGTCACAGCTTCTATTCTGCTAGGCATTATGATTTTACCTACTATAATCACTTTATCTGAAAGTGCAATAAATACTGTTGTAGATTCTTATTATGAAGGAAGTGTTGCACTTGGAGCTAGTCACGAATTAGCTGTAATGGGAGTTGTAGTTCCTGCTGCAAAGTCTGGTATATTATCATCAATAATTCTCGGAATTGGACGTGCTATCGGAGAAACAATGGCAGTGTATTTAGTTGCAGGAAATCAACCTGTAATAGCAAAAAGTATTTTTTCAGGAACGCGTACTATGACAACTAACATCGTATTGGACATGGCTTATGCGTCTGGTGCTCATAGAGATGCTTTGATTGCAACTGCAATGGTATTATTCGTATTTATACTTTTAATAAATCTAATATTTAATTTGATTAAGAGAGGTGTAAATAATGGAAAATAA
- a CDS encoding substrate-binding domain-containing protein: MKIKKFMLVAMMLVFGVFMVACAKQDDGKTSDNSSKTETTSTDSKSNESAGGEIHVVSRENGSGTRGAFTEITKILEKGADGKEQDKTAASAIVQNSTNAVMMTVGQDKDAIGYISLGSLNDKVNAVKINGVEATSENVQKGDYKISRPFNIAYKGELKPLPKDFLDYILSKEGQEIVKKEGYEQLPQEAKPYNKNSQKGKIVLAGSTSVSPLMEKIAESYKAMYPEVEIEIQSTGSSAGMNSAIEGVCDIGMASRELKDKEKEQLKSQPIAIDGIAVIVNKENTNATDLTLEQVKDIFTGKVKSWSEISK, encoded by the coding sequence TTGAAAATCAAAAAATTTATGTTAGTTGCTATGATGCTTGTATTTGGAGTATTCATGGTAGCATGTGCAAAACAAGACGATGGAAAAACATCAGACAACTCAAGCAAAACAGAAACTACTTCTACAGATTCTAAATCAAACGAAAGTGCTGGAGGAGAAATCCACGTAGTATCAAGAGAAAATGGTTCAGGTACTAGAGGAGCATTTACAGAAATCACAAAAATCTTAGAAAAAGGTGCTGACGGAAAAGAACAAGACAAAACAGCAGCATCTGCAATCGTACAAAACAGTACAAACGCAGTTATGATGACTGTTGGTCAAGATAAAGACGCTATTGGATATATTTCATTGGGATCTTTAAATGACAAAGTTAACGCTGTTAAAATTAACGGTGTTGAAGCAACTTCAGAAAATGTTCAAAAAGGAGACTACAAAATCTCAAGACCATTTAATATTGCTTACAAAGGAGAATTAAAACCACTTCCAAAAGATTTCTTAGATTATATTCTTTCAAAAGAAGGACAAGAAATTGTTAAAAAAGAAGGATATGAACAACTTCCTCAAGAAGCTAAACCTTATAACAAAAATTCTCAAAAAGGTAAAATTGTTCTTGCAGGTTCAACTTCGGTTTCTCCATTAATGGAAAAAATCGCAGAAAGTTACAAAGCAATGTATCCAGAAGTAGAAATCGAAATCCAATCAACAGGATCTTCAGCTGGTATGAACTCAGCTATCGAAGGAGTTTGTGATATTGGAATGGCTTCAAGAGAATTAAAAGACAAAGAAAAAGAACAATTAAAATCACAACCTATCGCTATTGATGGTATAGCAGTTATAGTAAACAAGGAAAATACTAACGCAACAGATTTAACTCTAGAACAAGTAAAAGATATTTTCACAGGTAAAGTTAAATCTTGGTCAGAAATTTCTAAATAA
- a CDS encoding asparaginase: MKKLLLITTGGTIASVATDKGLAPGLQAKDILEYVKFKKFDFELDTISLFSIDSTDIRPKHWLHIKQTIKENYDKYDGFVITHGTDTLAYTASALGYLIQKSPKPIVITGAQKSISNDITDAKNNLIDALIFASKEKSHGVNIVFNGKVICGNRARKVRTKSFDAFDSINYPLIAIIHDGKVLRYIDDKSDNEVEFYDHLDDSVYLLKLIPSMRSDILEDIFEKYDCIIVESYGVGGMPAGISEEFLRLMDRYSTNKIIVMTTQVPQEGSDIGVYQVGMRIREKLDVLESKDMTLESVVCKMMYVMGKHNRDIQKIQDEFYSIINHDISIIE; encoded by the coding sequence ATGAAAAAATTACTATTGATTACAACGGGAGGAACCATAGCTTCTGTTGCTACAGATAAAGGATTAGCTCCAGGTCTTCAGGCTAAAGATATTTTAGAATATGTAAAATTTAAAAAATTTGATTTCGAATTGGATACTATTAGTTTATTTAGTATTGATTCAACAGACATTAGACCGAAACATTGGTTACATATCAAACAAACTATAAAAGAAAATTACGATAAATATGATGGATTCGTAATAACACATGGAACTGATACGTTGGCATATACAGCATCCGCTTTGGGATATTTAATTCAAAAAAGTCCTAAGCCAATTGTAATTACAGGTGCCCAAAAATCTATTTCAAATGATATTACTGATGCGAAGAATAATTTAATAGATGCATTGATATTTGCAAGCAAAGAAAAATCACACGGTGTTAATATCGTGTTTAATGGGAAAGTTATTTGCGGGAATAGAGCCAGAAAAGTTAGAACAAAAAGTTTCGATGCTTTTGATTCTATAAATTATCCACTAATTGCAATAATCCATGATGGAAAAGTTTTAAGATATATTGATGACAAATCAGATAATGAAGTAGAATTTTACGATCATTTAGATGACAGCGTGTATTTGTTGAAATTAATTCCATCGATGAGGTCAGATATACTAGAAGATATTTTTGAAAAATATGACTGTATTATCGTAGAAAGTTATGGAGTGGGTGGAATGCCTGCAGGAATATCTGAAGAATTTCTAAGATTAATGGATCGATACTCTACTAATAAGATAATTGTAATGACTACACAAGTTCCACAAGAAGGATCAGATATTGGAGTATATCAAGTCGGAATGAGAATTAGAGAAAAGCTTGATGTTTTAGAATCAAAAGATATGACATTGGAATCAGTAGTATGCAAAATGATGTATGTTATGGGAAAGCACAATAGAGATATTCAAAAGATTCAAGATGAATTTTATTCAATAATAAATCACGATATTTCGATAATAGAATAA
- a CDS encoding DUF6648 family protein, giving the protein MKRNVDFYVKKRNELIDLLDEEKITKQEFISRNNVLINSFNLRPFTEIRTVNEGIFNYQYYNLKAKEYNTIANKYKNKKHKKYLASLNKCRNYYLEKDNTILKILELIEYKNVEAYYIDILSYRIRDNLFEIVLKDYEKMIFHTINENIKQHLIANNVFEPIKKKSLIDDYVNKGY; this is encoded by the coding sequence ATGAAAAGAAATGTAGATTTTTATGTAAAAAAAAGAAATGAATTGATTGATCTGTTAGATGAGGAGAAAATAACAAAGCAAGAATTTATTTCAAGGAACAACGTATTGATTAATAGTTTTAATTTAAGACCATTTACTGAAATTAGAACAGTAAATGAGGGTATTTTTAACTATCAATATTATAATTTAAAAGCAAAAGAATACAATACAATAGCTAACAAGTATAAGAACAAGAAACATAAAAAATATCTTGCATCATTAAATAAATGCAGGAACTATTATTTAGAAAAAGATAATACTATTTTAAAAATACTAGAATTGATAGAATACAAAAATGTGGAAGCATACTACATAGACATTTTGTCTTACAGAATTAGGGATAATCTTTTTGAAATTGTACTTAAAGATTATGAGAAGATGATTTTTCACACAATAAATGAAAATATTAAACAACATTTGATAGCAAATAATGTTTTTGAACCAATAAAGAAAAAATCCCTTATCGATGATTATGTCAATAAGGGATATTAA
- a CDS encoding endolytic transglycosylase MltG: MKNFIDIIVDFIYKFAKLLLLLLILVFTTFYVYKTIESMFSKNYTSSQTYSKDLKIQQVTDEVKDIEITIPPEAKDLDVSKILISGNIIKNEQEFLDYLKQNNVTAFKDGNYKLNKNMTTEEIVNQIKK, translated from the coding sequence ATGAAAAATTTTATTGATATAATAGTAGACTTTATTTATAAATTTGCAAAGCTTTTGTTATTATTACTCATCCTAGTATTCACAACATTTTATGTTTACAAAACAATTGAATCAATGTTTTCTAAAAACTACACAAGTTCTCAAACTTATTCAAAGGATTTAAAAATCCAACAAGTTACTGACGAAGTAAAAGACATTGAAATCACAATTCCACCTGAAGCAAAAGACTTGGATGTATCCAAGATTTTAATCAGTGGAAACATAATAAAAAATGAACAAGAATTCTTGGACTACTTAAAACAAAATAATGTTACAGCTTTTAAAGATGGCAATTACAAATTAAATAAAAATATGACTACAGAAGAAATAGTAAATCAAATAAAGAAATAA
- a CDS encoding RluA family pseudouridine synthase has protein sequence MRHINIDNSNSNQRVDRFLMKLMPKMSKNHIQKLIRTKKIKVNKKRTEPDYDLKIDDVVNIYLYDEVIEKYQDNKIYTADDFNLDIIYEDDDLILINKKTGVLSHAANPQDYGKNIVDMMVSYLIKTNQFKPTQNSTFTPALVNRLDRNTSGIVVGAKTYDSLKYFNDLFKKHEITKIYETIVVGNLKDQTIDLALEKDNDKNKSVINSSGKKSMTKVWNVKNFGKYSLVNVDLLTGRTHQIRAHLSHINHPIIGDIKYGNREVNKYFKNKYDLNFQLLHSYKLVFPEKMGKYQKYESMVFESKRDDLFEKILNDLESKYD, from the coding sequence ATGAGACATATTAATATAGATAATTCAAATAGCAATCAAAGAGTAGATAGGTTTCTTATGAAATTGATGCCAAAAATGAGCAAAAATCATATCCAAAAACTTATTAGAACTAAAAAAATAAAAGTAAATAAAAAAAGGACAGAACCTGATTATGATTTAAAAATTGATGATGTAGTAAATATTTATTTGTACGATGAAGTAATTGAAAAATATCAAGATAATAAAATATACACTGCTGATGATTTTAATTTGGATATAATTTATGAAGATGATGATTTGATATTGATAAATAAAAAAACTGGAGTATTATCTCACGCAGCAAACCCACAAGATTATGGGAAAAATATAGTAGACATGATGGTAAGTTATTTGATTAAAACAAACCAGTTTAAACCAACACAAAACTCTACATTTACACCAGCTTTAGTTAATAGATTAGATCGAAACACATCTGGTATTGTCGTTGGTGCAAAAACATACGATAGCTTGAAATATTTCAATGATTTATTTAAAAAACACGAAATTACCAAGATTTACGAAACTATTGTAGTTGGCAATCTCAAAGATCAAACAATTGATTTGGCATTGGAAAAAGATAATGATAAAAACAAATCTGTAATAAATTCTAGTGGTAAAAAAAGCATGACTAAAGTATGGAATGTGAAGAATTTCGGAAAATATTCTCTAGTAAATGTTGACTTGTTGACTGGAAGAACTCATCAGATTAGAGCTCATTTATCTCATATAAATCATCCAATTATAGGTGATATTAAATATGGAAACAGAGAAGTTAATAAATATTTCAAGAATAAATACGATTTGAATTTTCAATTATTGCACTCATACAAGCTAGTATTTCCAGAAAAAATGGGAAAATATCAAAAATACGAATCTATGGTTTTTGAAAGCAAAAGAGATGATTTATTTGAAAAGATATTGAACGATTTGGAGAGCAAATATGATTAA